One Papaver somniferum cultivar HN1 chromosome 10, ASM357369v1, whole genome shotgun sequence genomic window carries:
- the LOC113316325 gene encoding putative golgin subfamily A member 6-like protein 3, with translation MASRIAVRYIPWRFSSNSRNLIDLQGKVIDQSFSFVNQTTVKPPTTTNHQWRPKSDPICREEFNHLQKRVNRVKERSHGIQKNLSRGVEKSGSTKIAAIKGVEQKLKELEKTVKDLKSREELAYQEKVKEIGLTNQINRGFEERVKKVEDVVEEALTNRADFTCRQIEASDLINKKFDEKVREAEKILKEGEKQIAIQVLRNQKDLILEHQKFEQKRKEAEKTLEEWVSNSCGELKLLRDKIYREKDANDLESYELEERVIEFEKVLRDGEKIANQILKSRQDLTLEHQKGLKEAEEKFAKQESKYVGVTLRLKEFEEGAKEFEKKLKEGEKIAIQVFKDRQDSQYQRLKFEERVKEVEKLREEGAKEFEKKLKEGEKIAIQVFKDRQDSQYQRLKFEERVKEVEKLREEGAKEFEKNLREGEKIASQVLKDQQDMAYKRVKFEERVKEAEKQQEDVVKLLKVCETFANQVSKSREDLKYREKEANDLERMNFVPFQESIKKVEERMDKFEQKVAAMYRNPCVYMMYGAGVYATAFLLDHII, from the coding sequence ATGGCGTCGAGAATCGCTGTTAGATACATTCCTTGGAGGTTCTCCAGTAATTCCAGAAATCTTATCGATCTCCAGGGAAAAGTCATTGATCAAAGCTTTTCCTTCGTGAATCAGACCACGGTGAAACCGCCCACGACGACCAACCATCAATGGCGACCAAAGTCCGATCCGATTTGCCGTGAAGAATTTAACCATCTTCAAAAAAGAGTTAACAGAGTCAAAGAAAGATCTCATGGCATTCAGAAAAACTTGAGTAGGGGAGTTGAAAAATCAGGATCCACTAAAATAGCCGCCATTAAGGGAGTTGAACAAAAACTGAAAGAGTTGGAGAAAACAGTTAAAGACTTGAAAAGCCGCGAAGAATTGGCATATCAGGAAAAAGTTAAGGAAATAGGACTCACTAATCAAATCAATAGGGGATTTGAAGAAAGAGTGAAAAAAGTCGAGGACGTTGTCGAAGAAGCCTTAACTAACCGTGCAGATTTCACATGTCGGCAAATAGAAGCTAGCGATCTTATTAACAAGAAATTTGACGAAAAAGTGAGAGAAGCTGAAAAAATACTAAAAGAAGGTGAAAAACAAATAGCTATCCAAGTATTAAGAAACCAAAAAGATTTGATACTTGAGCACCAGAAATTTGAACAAAAAAGGAAAGAAGCAGAAAAAACACTTGAAGAATGGGTATCGAATAGCTGTGGAGAATTAAAACTTCTTCGAGATAAGATATACCGGGAAAAAGATGCTAACGATCTTGAGAGCTATGAATTGGAAGAAAGAGTGATAGAATTTGAAAAAGTACTGAGAGATGGTGAAAAAATAGCTAACCAAATATTAAAAAGCCGACAAGATTTGACACTTGAGCATCAGAAAGGATTGAAAGAAGCTGAAGAAAAATTTGCTAAGCAAGAATCAAAATATGTAGGTGTTACACTTCGgctcaaggaatttgaagaaggAGCCAAGGAATTTGAAAAAAAACTCAAAGAAGGTGAAAAAATAGCTATCCAGGTATTCAAAGACCGTCAAGATTCACAATATCAGCGCCTGAAATTTGAAGAAAGAGTGAAAGAAGTTGAAAAACTACGGGAAGAAGGAGCGAAGGAATTTGAAAAAAAGCTAAAAGAAGGTGAAAAAATAGCTATCCAGGTATTCAAAGACCGTCAAGATTCGCAATATCAGCGCCTGAAATTTGAAGAAAGAGTGAAAGAAGTTGAAAAACTACGGGAAGAAGGAGCGAAGGAATTTGAAAAAAATCTCAGAGAAGGTGAAAAAATAGCTAGCCAAGTATTAAAAGACCAACAAGACATGGCATATAAGCGTGTGAAATTTGAAGAAAGAGTGAAAGAAGCTGAAAAACAACAGGAAGATGTTGTGAAGTTACTGAAAGTATGTGAAACATTTGCTAACCAAGTTTCAAAAAGCCGTGAGGATCTGAAATATCGGGAAAAAGAAGCTAACGATCTTGAACGAATGAACTTCGTACCTTTTCAAGAAAGCATTAAGAAAGTTGAAGAAAGAATGGACAAATTTGAACAAAAGGTGGCCGCAATGTATCGCAATCCTTGTGTCTATATGATGTATGGAGCTGGGGTCTACGCTACGGCATTTTTGTTGGATCATATCATATGA